CTCGCCGCGTACTCTCGATTCCATTGACCGGCACCGCCCGCGGTTTCCGCCGCGGTTTTGACGGCTGATAATTTATCCGACGAATTCTTTTTTCAAAAACGCGAGATCGAGTTCGGGATAAAGCACATGCTTTGCGAGGAGCGCTTGCACTCGCCCTTTCGCTTTTTCCTGCACGGCGGGATCGAGGACGATTTTTCCTTTTGCGGGTTTTCCGTCTTTTGTCATGCCGGGCTTCGTTCCTTTCAGCACCGAATCGATGATCGAAGCGACTTCTTTCATATCGGCTTCCGTCATGCCGAGCGTCGTGATGCCCGGAGTACCCACCCGTATACCGCTCGTCCACCACGGGCCGTTTTTGTCGAAAGGAAGCGAGTTTGCATTGAGCGTAACGCCGCACTGAAACATCGCCGCTTCCGCCTGCCGTCCGGTCAGTCCGTAAGTGGTCACATCTATGAGCATGAGGTGATTATCCGTACCGCCCGTCTGCAGTTTCATGCCGAGTGCAGCGCATTCTTTTGCGAGAGCGCACGCATTTTTGACGATATTGTGCGCGTATTCGCGGTATTCGCTCGTAAGCGCTTCTTTGAACGAGACCGCTTTTGCCGCGATGATATTTCCGAGCGGGCCGCCTAAAACCATCGGACAGCCCTTGTTTACGTCGTCGATGAATTCTCTTTTGCAAAGCACGAGCGCTCCCCGCGGGCCGCGCAGCGTTTTGTGCGTCGTCGATGTGACGATATCCGCAAAGGCTACCGGATCGTAATCCCCGGTAAACACTTTGCCTGCAACGAGACCCGCGAAGTGTGCCATGTCGACCATGAGTACGGCGCCGCACTTGTCCGCGATTTCGCGAAACCGTTTGAAATCGATTTTGCGCGGGTAAGCGGAAAAGCCTGCGAGCAAAATGAGCGGTTTTACTTCCATCGCCTGCTTTTCAATCGCGTCGTAGTCGAGGAGCCCCGTTTCTTTGTCGACCGTGTACGGAACGCTTTCGAACATCTTTGCCGAAACGTTCATGCGGTATCCGTGCGTGAGATGCCCGCCCGAATAATAATCGAGTCCCATGAGACGCTGCGAGCCGAATCGTTTGCGCAGTTCTTCCCACTGCGCTTCCGTCAAATCCGACACGCTTTTTACGCCGAGCGATTCAAGCGTCGGCATTTCGATTGTATGATTGAGAATCGCCCAATAGGCGACGAGGTTCGCATCGCAGCCCGAGTGCGGCTGCACATACGCGTAATCCGCGCCGAAAAGTTTTTCGGCTTCCCTCGCCGCGCAGGACTCGACCGCATCGATATTTTCGCAGCCGCCGTAATAACGGTGTTCGGGATAGCCTTCGGCATACTTATCGGTGAGGAGATTTCCCATCGCAGATTGCACGGCGAGCGAACAGTAATTTTCGCTTGCGACGAGTTTTAAGTGCGCTCTCTGCGTTTCGAGCTCTTTGACGACGCTCGATGCGATTTCGGGTGCGACCGCCGCCGTCTGCTGCAAATTTGCGACGTAAGAGGCCATCGCGGCGTTCGGTTTTCCGTTGCACGATGTAAGGTAATTTTCCAAAGGACTTGCCATAAATTCTCCCATAAAAAGTGACGGCAATATTTTAGATGTCACTTTTTATCGTTCTCCTCAAATTTAACACGCGAATCATAATCGAATCGGCGGAAAAAAGCAATCTGCAAAACGGGT
This Treponema socranskii subsp. buccale DNA region includes the following protein-coding sequences:
- a CDS encoding glycine hydroxymethyltransferase, which translates into the protein MASPLENYLTSCNGKPNAAMASYVANLQQTAAVAPEIASSVVKELETQRAHLKLVASENYCSLAVQSAMGNLLTDKYAEGYPEHRYYGGCENIDAVESCAAREAEKLFGADYAYVQPHSGCDANLVAYWAILNHTIEMPTLESLGVKSVSDLTEAQWEELRKRFGSQRLMGLDYYSGGHLTHGYRMNVSAKMFESVPYTVDKETGLLDYDAIEKQAMEVKPLILLAGFSAYPRKIDFKRFREIADKCGAVLMVDMAHFAGLVAGKVFTGDYDPVAFADIVTSTTHKTLRGPRGALVLCKREFIDDVNKGCPMVLGGPLGNIIAAKAVSFKEALTSEYREYAHNIVKNACALAKECAALGMKLQTGGTDNHLMLIDVTTYGLTGRQAEAAMFQCGVTLNANSLPFDKNGPWWTSGIRVGTPGITTLGMTEADMKEVASIIDSVLKGTKPGMTKDGKPAKGKIVLDPAVQEKAKGRVQALLAKHVLYPELDLAFLKKEFVG